A region of Panicum virgatum strain AP13 chromosome 8N, P.virgatum_v5, whole genome shotgun sequence DNA encodes the following proteins:
- the LOC120686167 gene encoding T-complex protein 1 subunit theta-like, with protein sequence MVGLGAMPGYGIQSMLKEGHRHLSGLEEAVLKNIDACGELSAITRTSLGPNGMNKMVINHLDKLFVTNDAATIVNELEVQHPAAKILVLAGRAQQEEIGDGANLTISFAGELLQKAGELIRMGLHPSEIIIGYTKAINKTIEILEDLVEKGSENMDVRNKEEVVLRMRSAVASKQFGQEDILCPLVADACMQVCPKNPANFNVDNVRVAKLVGGGLRNSTVVRGMVLKNDAVGSIKRVEKAKIAVFAGGVDTSATETKGTVLIHSAEQLENYAKTEEAKVEELIKAVADSGAKVIVSGAAVGDMALHFCERYKLMVLKISSKFELRRFCRTTGAVAILKLSQPNVDELGYADSVSVEEIGGARVTVVKNEEGGNSVATVVLRGSTDSILDDLERAVDDGVNTYKSMCRDSRIIPGAAATEIELAKRLKEFSLKETGLDQYAIAKFAESFEMVPRTLSENAGLNAMEIISSLYAEHAAGNTKVGIDLEEGVCKDVSVLKIWDLYVTKFFALKYSADAVCTVLRVDQIIMAKPAGGPRRDAQPGGGMDED encoded by the exons ATGGTGGGGCTGGGCGCGATGCCGGGGTACGGGATCCAGTCGATGCTCAAGGAGGGCCACCGCCACCTCTCCGGGCTCGAGGAGGccgtgctcaagaacatcgacgcCTGCGGCGAGCTCTCCGCCATCACGCGCACTTCCCTCGGACCCAACG GAATGAACAAAATGGTTATTAATCACTTGGACAAGCTGTTCGTGACAAATGATGCTGCCACCATCGTGAACGAGCTCGAGGTTCAGCACCCGGCTGCTAAGATCCTGGTACTAGCTGGCAGGGCACAGCAGGAGGAGATTGGGGATGGGGCTAATCTCACCATATCGTTCGCCGGTGAACTGCTTCAGAAGGCAGGGGAGCTCATCAGGATGGGCTTGCATCCGAGCGAGATCATCATTGGCTACACCAAGGCCATCAACAAG ACTATTGAGATCTTGGAGGACCTTGTCGAGAAAGGCTCAGAGAACATGGATGTAAGAAATAAGGAGGAGGTTGTGTTGAGGATGAGATCAGCTGTTGCGAGCAAGCAATTTGGCCAGGAGGATATTCTGTGCCCTCTTGTGGCTGAT GCCTGCATGCAAGTTTGCCCCAAAAATCCTGCAAACTTCAATGTCGACAATGTTAGAGTGGCTAAGCTGGTTGGAGGTGGTTTGCGCAATTCTACTGTTGTCCGCGGGATGGTTCTAAAAAATGATGCCGTTGGGAGCATCAAAAGGGTGGAAAAGGCAAAG ATTGCAGTATTTGCTGGTGGCGTTGATACTTCTGCAACTGAAACAAAGGGAACTGTGTTGATACATTCCGCTGAGCAG CTAGAAAATTATGCTAAGACCGAGGAAGCTAAGGTGGAGGAGCTTATCAAAGCTGTTGCTGACTCAGGTGCCAAGGTTATTGTCAGTGGGGCAGCAGTTGGTGATATGGCGCTACATTTCTGTGAACGTTACAA ACTAATGGTTTTGAAAATCAGCTCAAAGTTTGAATTGAGAAGATTCTGCCGTACTACTGGGGCTGTTGCAATT TTGAAACTTAGCCAACCAAATGTGGACGAATTAGGATATGCAGACTCTGTTTCGGTGGAGGAAATTGGTGGTGCTCGA GTGACTGTTGTCAAGAATGAGGAAGGTGGAAATTCTGTGGCTACTGTTGTCTTGAGGGGCAGTACTGACAGTATACTAGATGATCTTGAAAGAGCTGTCGATGATGGTGTCAATACTTACAAG TCAATGTGCAGGGACAGTCGGATAATTCCTGGTGCAGCTGCGACGGAAATAGAACTGGCAAAGAGATTGAAGGAGTTTTCTTTGAAGGAAACAGG GTTGGACCAGTACGCCATTGCAAAATTTGCTGAAAGTTTTGAAATGGTTCCAAGAACCCTATCTGAAAACGCTGGACTTAACGCAATGGAGATAATATCATCTCTTTATGCTGAGCATGCTGCTGGGAATACAAAAGTTGGCATTGACCTGGAGGAAGGTGTTTGCAAGGATGTCTCTGTCTTGAAAATATGGGACCTCTACGTCACGAA GTTTTTTGCCCTAAAATACTCTGCTGATGCTGTATGCACCGTACTACGGGTTGACCAG ATCATCATGGCAAAGCCAGCAGGAGggccaaggagagatgcccagCCTGGTGGTGGGATGGATGAGGATTAG